One window of Methanogenium organophilum genomic DNA carries:
- a CDS encoding RimK/LysX family protein — protein sequence MEPAHLLRDLTFFKAERDLAARFSLSPEALLPFIFSIRYGGDWSYTSENLSTVSVMKKTSVYDEETKLGSSLEEIYLLVNPAIQESEGTVHRLEKCGNQPTRLIEERPFRVRASADRILKMTIDPLAGEIRVDDLSKKEISFEGSPAYGIAHEIEHLEKKEITGKDLSELRFV from the coding sequence ATGGAACCCGCCCACCTCCTCAGGGACCTTACCTTCTTCAAGGCCGAGAGGGACCTTGCTGCACGGTTTTCCCTCTCCCCTGAGGCCCTCCTCCCATTCATCTTCTCGATCCGGTATGGAGGTGACTGGAGCTATACCTCTGAGAATCTCTCGACCGTATCAGTGATGAAGAAGACGTCGGTGTATGACGAGGAGACAAAGCTGGGCTCCTCTCTGGAGGAAATTTATCTCCTCGTGAACCCGGCGATACAAGAGAGTGAAGGAACTGTCCACCGGCTTGAAAAATGTGGAAACCAGCCCACCCGTCTTATCGAGGAACGGCCGTTCCGTGTCAGGGCCAGTGCTGACAGGATCCTGAAGATGACCATTGACCCCCTCGCCGGAGAGATCAGGGTCGATGATCTCAGCAAAAAGGAGATCTCCTTCGAGGGATCCCCGGCATATGGCATCGCCCACGAGATCGAGCATCTGGAGAAGAAGGAGATCACAGGAAAGGATCTGAGCGAGCTTCGGTTCGTCTGA